The proteins below are encoded in one region of Centropristis striata isolate RG_2023a ecotype Rhode Island chromosome 12, C.striata_1.0, whole genome shotgun sequence:
- the LOC131982235 gene encoding uncharacterized protein DDB_G0283357-like: protein MVEISRHNNERLWELGLKSHDSGVKHVTRDFHLGRWGNVNNNGYHHSELSGSSKSNSSSKSNCNSNNSSSNGNSSSSNSNSSNSSSSNSSSNSSSNSSRNSNSSINSSDSSSNSSSSNSSSNSSSNNNSSSSISSSNSNSSSNSSSSSNSSSSNSNSSNNSSSNSNSNISSSNNNSSSSISSSDSNSSNSSSNRRSNSSSKSNSSNGNSSSNSNSSNGNSSISNSDSNSSSDSNSNSNGNSSSSNSNRSSNNSNSKSSSSNSNISSNNSN from the exons atggtTGAAATCTCCAGACACAACAATGAACGCCTCTGGGAACTTGGACTGAAGTCTCACGATAGTGGTGTGAAGCACGTCACACGCGACTTCCACCTTGGCAGATGGGGGAATGTAAACAACAATGGCTATCACCACAGTGAACTCTCTGG CAGCAGTAAAAGTAACAGTAGCAGTAAAAGTAACTGCAACAGTAACAACAGCAGCAGTAACGGTAACAGCAGTAGCAGTAACAGCAATAGTAGTAACAGCAGTAGCAGTAACAGCAGcagtaacagcagcagcaacagtagCAGGAACAGTAACAGCAGCATTAACAGCAGTGACAGCAGCAGTAACAGCAGTAGCAGTAACAGCAGCAGTAACAGCAGCAGTAacaataacagcagcagcagtatcaGCAGCAGTAATAGTAACAGCAGCAGtaacagcagcagtagcagtaacagcagcagcagtaacagTAACAGCAGCAATAACAGCAGCAGTAACAGCAACAGTAACATCAGCAGCAGTAacaataacagcagcagcagtatcaGCAGCAGTGACAGTAACAGCAGTAACAGCAGCAGTAACCGCAGAAGCAACAGCAGCAGTAAAAGTAACAGCAGTAACGGTAACAGCAGCAGTAACAGTAACAGCAGTAACGGTAACAGCAGTATCAgcaacagtgacagtaacagcaGCAGCGACAGTAACAGCAACAGTAACggtaacagcagcagcagtaacagTAACAGGAGCAGTAACAACAGTAACAgtaagagcagcagcagtaacagTAACATAAGCAGTAACAACAGTAACTAA